Proteins found in one Takifugu rubripes chromosome 15, fTakRub1.2, whole genome shotgun sequence genomic segment:
- the LOC101076551 gene encoding multidrug and toxin extrusion protein 1-like, which produces MKRSECWVWLLFSAQPHSDMKDSASENSGRGVNEESESDESARSVDSCCRSWLQRRLKPAAPEDYKSETIDFLKLSGPVFMSQSMSFLIGFTSLVFCGHMGKTELAAVALAIAVINVTGISIGSGLGSACDTLISQTYGSGNLKNVGVILQRAVLILLLACFPCWALLINTQSILLAVRQSPEVARLSQLYVKIFMPALPAAFMYQLQGRYLQNQGIMWPQVISGAVGNVINAIINYIFLHLLDLGVAGSAGANAIAQYSLAIFLFGYIRFRGLHKATWEGWSRECMQEWGPFLKLAVPSMLMHCLEWWLYEIAGFLAGIISEVELAAQSVMYELAATAYGIPIGFSVAASVRVGNALGAGNTERAKLSSKVSLIFTLAASCLVAVCLFATKDVIGYIFTADKEILQRVEAVMKMYGLIHIAEAFAAVTGGIVRGAGKQTVGAVCNLVGFYVIGLPIGASLMFPVKMGIVGLWIGFLISVSVQAVFFTGFLYKLNWKKITEEALERAGVPTASENKDVKKSSGTSPPWSVEGMQEAAGAGQQMSSALTVRQLLVRRGLSLVLMIIVLATAVSIAELLDA; this is translated from the exons ATGAAAAGGAGTGAATGTTGGGTCTGGCTTCTGTTTTCTGCCCAACCTCATTCCGATATGAAAGATTCCGCATCAGAAAACTCTGGCAGAGGTGTAAATGAAGAGTCTGAGAGCGATGAATCAGCTCGCAGCGTTGACTCATGCTGCAGATCCTGGCTGCAAAGAAGGCTCAAGCCCGCCGCACCCGAGGATTACAAGAGTGAAACCattgattttttaaaactgtCGGGACCCGTG TTTATGTCCCAGTCCATGAGCTTCCTGATTGGGTTCACCAGTTTGGTGTTTTGCGGACACATGGGTAAAACAGAGCTGGCGGCGGTGGCGTTAGCAATAGCG GTAATAAACGTCACCGGCATTTCAATCGGCTCTGGTTTGGGATCAGCCTGTGACACGCTTATATCTCAG ACGTATGGAAGTGGCAACCTTAAGAATGTAGGAGTCATACTCCAGAGGGCAGTTCTGATCCTGCTTTTAGCCTGTTTCCCCTGCTGGGCGCTGCTCATTAACACTCAGTCCATCCTACTGGCTGTCAGGCAGAGTCCAGAGGTTGCAAG ACTCTCCCAGCTGTACGTGAAGATCTTCATGCCCGCCCTGCCT GCGGCCTTCATGTACCAGCTGCAGGGGAGGTATCTTCAGAATCAG GGTATTATGTGGCCTCAGGTGATATCAGGAGCTGTGGGGAACGTGATAAATGCCATCATTAACTacatcttcctccatcttctgGATCTGGGTGTTGC TGGCTCTGCAGGCGCCAACGCCATCGCTCAGTATTCCTTGGCCATATTCTTGTTTGGCTACATCCGCTTCAGAGGATTGCACAAAGCTACCTGGGAGG GCTGGTCCAGAGAGTGCATGCAGGAGTGGGGCCCTTTCCTCAAGCTGGCCGTCCCCAGCATGCTGATGCACTGCCTGGAGTGGTGGCTCTATGAGATCGCAGGCTTCCTGGCTGGCATCATCAGCGAGGTGGAGCTGGCCGCTCAGTCCGTCATGTATGAGCTGGCCGCGACGGCATACGGG ATTCCCATAGGCTTCTCTGTTGCTGCAAGCGTACGGGTCGGAAACGCGCTTGGCGCTGGGAACACCGAGCGGGCCAAGCTGTCCAGCAAGGTCTCCCTCATCTTTACAC TCGCAGCCTCCTGTCTGGTTGCAGTGTGTCTTTTCGCCACTAAAGATGTGATAGGTTACATTTTCACTGCGGACAA GGAGATTTTACAGCGGGTGGAAGCTGTCATGAAGATGTACGGTTTAATCCACATTGCAGAGGCCTTTGCG GCTGTTACGGGAGGTATTGTCAGGGGGGCCGGGAAGCAAACGGTCGGTGCCGTGTGTAACCTGGTGGGTTTCTATGTTATTGGGCTTCCCATCGGGGCATCTCTAATGTTCCCTGTCAAAATGGGCATCGTAG GGCTGTGGATTGGCTTCTTAATTTCTGTCAGTGTGCAAGCTGTGTTTTTCACAGGGTTTTTGTATAAACTAAACTGGAAGAAAATCACAGAAGAG GcactggagagggcaggagtcCCTACAGCCAGCGAGAATAAGGATGTTAAAAAGAGCAGTGGAACCAGTCCTCCGTGGTCAGTGGAGGGGATGCAGGAAGCAGCGGGCGCAGGTCAGCAGATGTCTTCGGCACTGACGGtcaggcag